The window AGAGGGGTTTCACCCAAAGAGCGGGAGGAAAAGGCTTTTGAAGCTCTGGAGATGGTGGGCCTGAAGGGTTGGGAGCATTCCCTTCCCTCCCAGCTCAGCGGGGGCATGCAGCAGCGGGTAGGGTTAGCCCGCGCTTTAGCAACTGAGCCGGAGATTCTTTTAATGGATGAGGCTTTTAGTGCTCTGGATCCCCTTATTAGAAAAGAAATGCAGAATGAGTTGCTGGAATTGCAGGAGAGGATGCGGAAGAGCATTTTATTCATTACCCACGACCTTGACGAAGCATTAAGAATCGGCGACCGCATAGCACTTATGAAAGACGGTGAAATAGTTCAAATCGGTACTCCTGAAGAAATCCTTATGTCCCCGTCCACAAAGTATGTGCAAAAGTTTGTAGAAGACGTTGACCGGTCAAGGGTACTAACAGCCGAGATGGTAATGAAAAAGCCAACGGTGGTGGTTTATTTCCCTAAGGATGGGCCCCGTGTTGCGTTGCGCCGCATGGAGGAATATGGCATTTCCAGTATTTTTGTTGTTGACAGGGAGCGCCGCTTAAAGGGGTTGGTTATGGCTGAAGACGCTTTAAATGCAGTGGAGAATAGTAAGAAAGACCTGAACGAGATATTAATAACCGACATACCTACTGCACTTCCTGATACGTCCGTAAAAGACATGTTTTCACTGCTGACTGGAAAGAGCTTGCCCCTAGCTATAATTAACGAGGAGAAAAAATTACAGGGAGTCGTTGTTCGTGGTTCCGTGATGGCCAAGCTGGCAGAAGGGGGCATGGTCAATGATTGATTTTGTAATTCCGCTTGCAGATTGGGTTAATGCCGGGTTTAAGGTGATAAGCTACCACCTTAGTCCTATTTTACGCTCATTAAGTGAAATTCTAGAAGTCTTAATTAGGCAATTTGAATCTATTCTATTGTGGCCTCCTGAAGCTGTTTTGATGGCTCTTACCGGGCTAATTGTTTGGCGGCTGGCAACCCCACGCTTAGCCGTTTTTGCAGTATTAGGCTTTCTCGCTGCCTTCGGCATGGGGGTTTGGGAGGAAACAATGGCCACCATTGCCCTGGCTCTTTCGGGAACAGCCGTTTCGCTCCTTTTTGGGGTTCCACTGGGAATTTTGGCCTCCCAAAATAACATGGCCGAGCGTATTATTCGGCCGGTATTGGATTTTATGCAGACTCTGCCCAGTTTTGTGTATCTTATTCCGGCAGTTATGTTTTTTGGCATGGGGAAGGTCGCGGCTCTGGTGGCAACCATGATATTTGCCATGCCGCCCGCTGTGCGTCTAACCAATCTGGGCATACGCGAGGTGTCCGGGGAAATGGTGGAAGCGGCACGGGCATTCGGTTCAAACAGGTGGCAAACACTAATGGATGTGCAGCTGCCTCTGGCCCTGCCTACTATCATGGCAGGAGTGAATCAGTGTATCATGATGTCACTGGCAATGACAGTCATAGCTTCTATGATCGGGGCCGGCGGACTGGGCCTGGTAGTCTTACGATCCATGCAGACCCTTGATATTGGTATGGGGGCCGTAGGTGGCATTAGCATAGTTATATTGGCCATTCTTCTGGATCGCTTGACAGAAACCATATCTCGCAAGCAGAAAGCGGGTAGGGATATATAGAATAATACCCACCAACCATGCATTCAAGCGTAAATCCGTGGGATGGTGTTAATTTAAAATAATTTGGGCATTGTGGTTATAATTCTTGTAATCTTACACAAAATAACTTGCAGACCTTTTTAAGATGGACTTTAAATGGGATATCTTATAAACTGCAGGTTATGTGAAAGGATAAAACCATGCCTAAATACTTTATTTTTCCCATATATACGTTAGTTTTGTGTGTATCCGTTCTGGCGTTAGTACCAAGAAAGGATATTCATCGGTTAGCCTTTTACGGTTTGTTTTTAGGTGCCATTCCGGATGTAATCCTTATTTTACTATTGACGCATGTTTTAGGAGTTGGTGGCTATAGAAATTTGGGTCCTTTTGGCTTCCTAAACATACCGTTCTTTCCACCGGTTGCGTGGACAGCATTCTTTATTTTATTTCTATATTTTTTACCCCGTGTAAAACCCTGGAATTATTTATATGTTGCTGCGGCAGCAGGTTATGCCACTATGTTTTCTAATATACTTCAGAACTTGAATGTTTTTCGATGGAATTACGGCAATCTGGTAATCCCGTACATTATTTATATATCTTGGTTTGCATTTTTTACCTGGGCTTATTACCGTTTGCACAGTTATTATAAACAGCAGCAACCTGTGCAATTAAATAACACTGCCCAAGTCGCCCGCAGACCTGCCTTGAAAAATCCCGTAATCAGAATGCCAAGATTGAAAATAAATCCTTTTTCCAAAAATAAACTCAAATAGAAGCTTTGCCCGTTATTTTTAGATGTGACCGGCAAGTGGAATAAAGGAGGGCTTGGAGTGATACAGGATAAGGTTTTAGCCGGGGTATTGATTGGATTGTTTGCAGATGTCGTAAAGCTAATTATTAATTATTTACTTTATTTGTTTAACTTTACGAACGTTGTCTTTTGGCAAATTACCGCTGCTCGTTTTTTGGACCGCAATGACCTTTTTAAGCCTGTGGCTTATTTTATAGGTGCGATAGCAGACCTTACCGTCACTGTAACTTTAGGCATAGTTTTTGTTTATGTTATTTATTTTACCGGTAAGAATTATCTGTGGATGAAAGGTGTCGGTTTCGGTTTAGTGGTGTGGGTAGGACTTTTTGGCACATTGTTGGGACAAGCGGTGCAAGCGAAGTTACCACAGGCACCGTCTGGGATTATGGTTACCATTGCAGCGCATTTAGTTTTTGGCTTAGGTTTGGCTGGGTTCACTCGGATGCTTTATACTGTCGGAAAAGAAGAAGACCAAAAGGAAGAGTCAGAGGAAGAGCGTGTGTTTAACCGGGTTGTTCCGGTGCCGGCCAAGAAGATCATTATTTCTGATGCCAGGAAAGAGCAGAAAGAAAGGTCAAAGAGCAAATTTAAAAAACCGGTTAAGCTGAAGGGTTCTCGGGTGGACTGAAGATCCAACTATAAATGTATAAGAAGGCCACACGCCTTGTAAGGATTTAATATGTAAAATTAATCTGATTTATAAGACTCCCACTTCTATACGTGGGAGTTTGCACTTTTTTTCTTCAGGTGGGGTTGAATCCCACCAGTTGGGGACATTCCTCCGCAGGAGGTGTGTCCCCTTTCCTCTTAAGCCCCTATGTTCAGCTTTAGCTGAACGAGTTCACTCTTAGCTTTCTTTTTCAAACTCATCTTTCCCGGCCCCGCATACAGGGCAAACCCAATCATCGGGAAGCTTTTCAAAGGGGGTATCCGGCGCAATATCGTTTTCCGGGTCACCTAAGGCTGGGTCATAGACGTAACCACAAACATTACATACATATTTATCCATTGCATCATCCGTCCTTTCTTTTTGTGGTAGGGTATAAGAGGGTGCCGTTTTGGGTACCGAGCCTCTTTTTATCTGGTGATAATGCGCATATGTCATAGGAGTTCCTTCTTTTAAAACTTCCCCTCCGGTTACCTTACCTATGAAGATGCTATGAGTACCGGCATCAACTTCCTGAATCACTTCCGTCTCCATGTAGGCCAGTACACTGTCGATGATATAAGGTGCCCCGTTGGCACCCAATTTATATTGAACAGCCTCGAACTTATCGACATCTCTGCCACTCTTGAATCCAAATTGGCCAATTAAGGACAGGGGAGTTTCCTGGGCCAGAATGGAAACGTTAAAAACTTTGCTCTGTCTAATGAATTCATTGGTAAAGTTTTGCTTATTAATACTTACGGCAATAGTAACGGGATCAGCGGAGATTTGTACCAGCGTATTTGCTGTCTGCCCGTTAATGCGCTTTTCTTGCTTGGATGTGATGATGTAAAGACCGTAACTTATCTTGTGTAAAGTTTTTGGGTTAAAACTATCTGCCACTTTTAAAAACCTCCTTTTATAGCCGCTGTAGTGTATTCTATAATATAAATTACCCCTTAAACATTACGCTGTATTTACATAAACCTTAAAAATCCATTAAATATATCCCACTACAAGCCGAGGATTTTTAGGCCAATGGCGGCTTTTGTTTCATTGGAGGTTTTTTACATTCAAGTAATGAAAGAAACTTTTGTACCAATAAAGGGTCAAACTGAATTCCAGCACATCTTCTTAGTTCAGCCACCGCTTCCGCGTGGGATACGGCCAGGCGGTAAGGGCGGTCACTGGTCATAGCGTCATATGCATCACAGATAGCCAAAATACGGCACTCCAACGGAATCTCCTCGCCTTTTGAACCCAGGGGGTAACCATTGCCGTCCCAGCGTTCATGGTGTTTTAGAATCCAATCTGCCAGGTGATTTAAGTCCGGAGCGGAGCGGGCAATGCGGTATCCTATTTCACAGTGTGCTTGCATTTGTGAAAATTCTTCTTCGTTCAGTGCGTCCGGCTTAAACAAAATGCGGTCAGGAATGCCCACTTTACCCACATCGTGAAATTGTGCAAATAAGCGTAAGTCTGACAATTTATTGCTTTGTATACCTACAGCTTTAGCCATTTCAACCACTAAATCCTGTAAGCGGTCAGCATGACCTTCGGTAATATGGTCTCGGGCCTCTAGTGCCTTGATTAAGGTTTGTACTATGGAACTACGGGCACTTTGGTTGCGGAGAAGTTTTTCACGGTACATGTTATTATCCGCTTCTCTAAAAATGCTATTCATGGAGGACTCTTTATCGCCTACAGCAAGGCCCACTGAAACAGTTAGAGGGAGTTGCGGATTATCACCATTATAGTCTTCCACCGCATTCTTGATTCTTTGACTGGCATTTTCCGTGGCTTTGAAGTCAGTGTTAGGCAAAATTACTGCAAACTCGTCTCCACCGATTCTGGCCACCATATCACCGTCACGGAAAGAAGCCTTTAGAATGCCCGCCACCGCTCTTAATAAGTTGTCTCCCGCATGATGCCCCAGCGTATCGTTGATAATCTTAAGCCCGTCTACATCACAAACAATTATACCCATTGGTCTGTAACGGCTGTTTTCGAAACGGTTCATTTCTTGCTCGAAATAGTTGCGGTTATGTAACCCGGAGAGCGGATCATGAAAACTTAAAAACTTTAGCTGTTCCTCATTTTTTTTACGTTCATCAATATCACGGACAACACACACGATGCCACCGTCATCTAGCATGTTTAAAGAAATCTCCTGGCAGTACATGGTTCCGTCTTGTTTCTTCCCTAGTGCCTCTCCCCGCCACTGTCCGCTCTTTGCAAGTACAGGCAGTATTTCTCTTTGAAATCGCTTCAGCTCTTGTTCATCGTAAAGAATCTGCCATGTCTTACCCAGTAAATCACGGGGATTGCTATATCCGTAAATTTTAGCGTGGGCATCATTAAGATAAATAAAACAGCCCTTATGATCCAAAATGGCAATACCGTCCATGGAGTTTTCCATGGCTGCTGCTTGTTGCTGCATCAACCTTTCTGCCCTTCTTTTTTCCGTTTCATCACGGAAAACCAGAACCGCGCCCAAAATTTTCCCCAGATCATTCTTGATGGGGGAGGCGCTGTCAGAAATAGCACGTTTACTGCCGTCTTTAGCGATAAGTACCGTATGATTGGCAAGCCCCACTATACTGCCTTCGGTGAATACCTTATGCACAGGGTTTTCCACCGACTCTTGCGAATATTCGTTAATTATTTGGAATATTTCCTGCATTGGCCGGCCGATGGCTTCATTTTGGCTCCATCCTGTAAGAGCTTCAGCCACCGGGTTGATGAGGGTAACCTCACAGTTATCGTCAACAGTGATTACACCGTCCCCAATACTGGAAAGGGTGACCGCCAGGCGTTCCGCTTCTTCAAACAATGCTCTTTCCGTTTGTTTTTGATTAGTAATATCACGCAGAGATTCAATGGCTCCTACTACGTTTCCATTGGTATCATACAAAGGTGAGGCTTTACCCCATAAAAATGCTCCCTTGCCATTATATAATGCAGGTACAAAGGATTCCGTCCAAGAGACGTTGCCTCTTTGGTTAATTTTACTATACAGATTTTCAATTTTTTTATTTCCAGTCAGTGCCATGTCAATTAACATGGGCCTTTGCTGCCCGTAAAAGGGCAGAGCATAGGCCTGGTTTTTCTTGCCCATAATATCTTCTTTACGTACTCCGGTCATTTTTTCGGTTGCCCGGTTCCATGCAATTATTTCACTGTCCTGGTTAATGGCAAAAGTGGCATCGGGAAGGAACTCAATTATATCCTGCAAGCGGCGGTTCGTATTTTGCA is drawn from Bacillota bacterium and contains these coding sequences:
- a CDS encoding glycine betaine/L-proline ABC transporter ATP-binding protein; this encodes MNIIEVQNLYKIFGKKTKKALEMISQGYSKEDILADTGQTVGINNVSFTVKAGESFVVMGLSGSGKSTLIRCLNRLIEPTSGHVLIEGKDITNMDVEDLQEIRRKKVSMVFQSFAIFPHRTVLENAAYGLKVRGVSPKEREEKAFEALEMVGLKGWEHSLPSQLSGGMQQRVGLARALATEPEILLMDEAFSALDPLIRKEMQNELLELQERMRKSILFITHDLDEALRIGDRIALMKDGEIVQIGTPEEILMSPSTKYVQKFVEDVDRSRVLTAEMVMKKPTVVVYFPKDGPRVALRRMEEYGISSIFVVDRERRLKGLVMAEDALNAVENSKKDLNEILITDIPTALPDTSVKDMFSLLTGKSLPLAIINEEKKLQGVVVRGSVMAKLAEGGMVND
- a CDS encoding proline/glycine betaine ABC transporter permease; protein product: MIDFVIPLADWVNAGFKVISYHLSPILRSLSEILEVLIRQFESILLWPPEAVLMALTGLIVWRLATPRLAVFAVLGFLAAFGMGVWEETMATIALALSGTAVSLLFGVPLGILASQNNMAERIIRPVLDFMQTLPSFVYLIPAVMFFGMGKVAALVATMIFAMPPAVRLTNLGIREVSGEMVEAARAFGSNRWQTLMDVQLPLALPTIMAGVNQCIMMSLAMTVIASMIGAGGLGLVVLRSMQTLDIGMGAVGGISIVILAILLDRLTETISRKQKAGRDI
- a CDS encoding High molecular weight rubredoxin, whose translation is MADSFNPKTLHKISYGLYIITSKQEKRINGQTANTLVQISADPVTIAVSINKQNFTNEFIRQSKVFNVSILAQETPLSLIGQFGFKSGRDVDKFEAVQYKLGANGAPYIIDSVLAYMETEVIQEVDAGTHSIFIGKVTGGEVLKEGTPMTYAHYHQIKRGSVPKTAPSYTLPQKERTDDAMDKYVCNVCGYVYDPALGDPENDIAPDTPFEKLPDDWVCPVCGAGKDEFEKES
- a CDS encoding PAS domain S-box protein, producing MKQHLSNLIASHEEWLFNRVLDYAKRHDYVKYASTLREAWRMSVAVLSESLLDALKVYDQPPELSPDDNYMQDPIASLGIREARKHRQRGVGLGMFLGMLKYYRQSYMDLISQACFSKDREEKCRLFVARFFDRLEIGVSLEAAEAEKSKVISEVQAANRGMTNEKNKYLTIFESIATPIILFNESNKVEDMNLAAACLWQSSGTPGGRYYGQEKTGMDLSWLAGDLESFTPDNTPEVTIEKELRDESSTRYFEVKLKQMLDISGKFSGTVAILNEFTDYKHAQAATENAYEELNQIFNSASSGMRVIDINYNVLRVNDTFVNLADIQKEEAKGKKCFEIFPGEACHTPACPLKRVINGAKFVKYDVEKIHRHGQHIPCSVLTTPLKSPKGELTGIVQDFRDITQRKQDEETLQNTNRRLQDIIEFLPDATFAINQDSEIIAWNRATEKMTGVRKEDIMGKKNQAYALPFYGQQRPMLIDMALTGNKKIENLYSKINQRGNVSWTESFVPALYNGKGAFLWGKASPLYDTNGNVVGAIESLRDITNQKQTERALFEEAERLAVTLSSIGDGVITVDDNCEVTLINPVAEALTGWSQNEAIGRPMQEIFQIINEYSQESVENPVHKVFTEGSIVGLANHTVLIAKDGSKRAISDSASPIKNDLGKILGAVLVFRDETEKRRAERLMQQQAAAMENSMDGIAILDHKGCFIYLNDAHAKIYGYSNPRDLLGKTWQILYDEQELKRFQREILPVLAKSGQWRGEALGKKQDGTMYCQEISLNMLDDGGIVCVVRDIDERKKNEEQLKFLSFHDPLSGLHNRNYFEQEMNRFENSRYRPMGIIVCDVDGLKIINDTLGHHAGDNLLRAVAGILKASFRDGDMVARIGGDEFAVILPNTDFKATENASQRIKNAVEDYNGDNPQLPLTVSVGLAVGDKESSMNSIFREADNNMYREKLLRNQSARSSIVQTLIKALEARDHITEGHADRLQDLVVEMAKAVGIQSNKLSDLRLFAQFHDVGKVGIPDRILFKPDALNEEEFSQMQAHCEIGYRIARSAPDLNHLADWILKHHERWDGNGYPLGSKGEEIPLECRILAICDAYDAMTSDRPYRLAVSHAEAVAELRRCAGIQFDPLLVQKFLSLLECKKPPMKQKPPLA